ATCAGCAAAGGCATTGTCAATTTTACGACGGTCTGGAGTTTCTAATTTGGCTATTATTTCAAGTAGGTTGTTGATTTCTGCTTCTATGTTGACGCTTGCAGGTGCAGGTAAACTGGCTTGTTGAAAATTGATGTTTGCAGTGCTGTTGTTTCCCGTGATAATTGCGCCACCTGTAACATTATTACCAACAGAAACAGAGCGGTTTTGTCCGCCTTTGTTGTTATTATTCATACTATTAGAATCGTCAGATTTGACAGGATTTGGTGGTGTTTCAGTCTGATAACGCCGTCGCCGAATTTTTATTTCTGGGGTTGCGTATTCGGGAATTCCCTGCAAATCAATGGAAGTACAACCCATTTGAAAACAATCTTCATAATTCATCCCCGCCCCCAAAGCAGTATAAAATCCGATGCTAAATTTAATTGCGGTTTTATCGCCAATCGCTTGATTCATGCCCACCACGCAATCAATATGTTGATGAATAGAATCAGCTTGTGCTTCGCTATAGCAGGCGTTAAGTAAAACACATTCAACTTGTTGCTGAAACAAATCAAATAGCTTTGCCAAGGCTTGGGTACTGACAAGTTGCATGTTGCCAAAATTATCTTCCAAGGCTAATCCATCCGTACCAGAACCGTGTCCGGAAAAGTGAACAATTGTTGGTTGATGGTGAGACAAAAAGCGGGTTAAATCATCCACTCGTACCGCAGATTCTGTGATGATTTGAAAGTCGTCTCGATGGGGAGATATAGCAAATGTGTTTTTGATTTCCCGCACTTCTTCATCTAGGCGCAGATTTGGTGTGTTTTTGGGGTTGGCGGAGAGGATGAGGATTTTTTTCACGATGTTATTTATATGTGGTTTTTAAACAGATTGAGTGTAAGTAGAACGGCTTAAATAATTCACGCTATGTCATTGCGAATGAAACGAAGTGGAATGAAGCAAT
The Calothrix sp. 336/3 DNA segment above includes these coding regions:
- a CDS encoding CHAT domain-containing protein, translating into MKKILILSANPKNTPNLRLDEEVREIKNTFAISPHRDDFQIITESAVRVDDLTRFLSHHQPTIVHFSGHGSGTDGLALEDNFGNMQLVSTQALAKLFDLFQQQVECVLLNACYSEAQADSIHQHIDCVVGMNQAIGDKTAIKFSIGFYTALGAGMNYEDCFQMGCTSIDLQGIPEYATPEIKIRRRRYQTETPPNPVKSDDSNSMNNNNKGGQNRSVSVGNNVTGGAIITGNNSTANINFQQASLPAPASVNIEAEINNLLEIIAKLETPDRRKIDNAFADVQEELNKPQPDRDEVGDALNRALKYAKKAEGFASTIGRLQPHLTKITAWLGADWHDLLSVIGLTV